A genomic segment from Geitlerinema sp. PCC 7407 encodes:
- a CDS encoding sugar transferase, with product MTPAALTSPDQHLQTAHPSARSRAKRLIDVLGAIAGLAITAVVAVPVAIAIYLDNPGPIFFGQERCGLKGRPFRIWKFRSMVANADDLKHLVQNEAKGLVFKNQNDPRVTRVGRFLRRTSLDELPQFWNVLMGDMSLVGTRPPTVDEVMRYDGYHWQRLDVKPGITGEWQVNGRSSVKDFEDIVQMDLDYQRKWSVTYDLKLLFKTFQVVLKKDGAY from the coding sequence TTGACTCCGGCTGCCTTGACGTCACCGGATCAACATTTGCAGACTGCCCATCCGTCGGCACGGAGCCGAGCCAAGCGGCTGATTGATGTGCTGGGGGCGATCGCCGGTTTGGCGATTACGGCGGTGGTAGCGGTGCCCGTGGCGATCGCCATTTACCTCGACAATCCAGGCCCCATCTTCTTCGGCCAGGAGCGCTGCGGCCTCAAAGGTCGGCCCTTCCGCATCTGGAAGTTTCGCTCCATGGTGGCCAATGCCGATGACCTCAAGCACCTGGTTCAAAATGAGGCCAAAGGGCTCGTCTTCAAAAACCAGAACGACCCGCGAGTGACCCGAGTCGGTCGATTTCTGCGGCGGACAAGCCTGGATGAGCTGCCCCAGTTTTGGAATGTCTTGATGGGAGATATGAGCCTGGTGGGGACGCGACCGCCGACGGTGGATGAGGTGATGCGCTACGACGGCTATCACTGGCAGCGCCTCGATGTGAAGCCCGGTATCACGGGCGAGTGGCAGGTGAATGGCCGCTCATCGGTCAAGGATTTTGAAGATATTGTGCAGATGGACTTGGACTATCAGCGCAAGTGGTCGGTGACCTACGACCTCAAGCTGCTGTTCAAGACTTTCCAGGTTGTGCTGAAAAAAGACGGGGCTTATTAA
- a CDS encoding Crp/Fnr family transcriptional regulator, translating to MFATIEQLQSVQIFAALEETELEALQAQTKLWRYEAGDRVMQEGDRLPSCLYAIAEGTVQITKLATTGKETILRLLGAGEIFAAPALFGDGIAPATVLALTDCSVLTVSREALLAVIQQKPEVALRMMTVFNQRLQQLHETVHGLVSERAIVRLARLLHYAALEEGAQLQANGGFLGDRRPYYQIARSIGITYEECVRLIKRLQAVVRYQRGGKIQILDLAVLEAIARGDLEP from the coding sequence ATGTTTGCAACCATTGAGCAGCTGCAAAGTGTGCAAATTTTTGCTGCTTTGGAGGAGACGGAACTGGAGGCGCTCCAGGCTCAGACGAAGCTGTGGCGCTACGAAGCGGGCGATCGCGTGATGCAGGAGGGCGATCGCCTGCCGAGCTGCCTGTACGCGATCGCCGAGGGCACCGTGCAGATCACCAAACTGGCCACCACCGGCAAAGAGACCATTCTGCGGTTGCTGGGAGCGGGCGAAATCTTTGCGGCTCCGGCCCTGTTTGGGGACGGGATCGCCCCGGCGACGGTGCTCGCGCTGACGGACTGTAGCGTGCTGACGGTGAGCCGCGAAGCCCTGCTGGCCGTGATTCAGCAAAAGCCCGAGGTGGCGCTGCGGATGATGACGGTGTTCAATCAGCGGCTACAGCAGCTCCACGAAACGGTCCACGGCCTGGTGTCGGAGCGGGCGATCGTCCGTTTGGCGCGGCTCCTGCACTATGCGGCCCTCGAAGAGGGGGCGCAGCTCCAGGCGAATGGGGGGTTCCTGGGCGATCGCCGGCCCTACTACCAGATCGCCCGCAGCATCGGCATCACCTACGAAGAGTGCGTCCGCCTGATCAAGCGCCTCCAGGCCGTGGTGCGCTACCAGCGGGGCGGCAAGATCCAGATTTTGGACTTGGCGGTGCTGGAGGCGATCGCCCGGGGAGACCTCGAGCCCTGA